The proteins below are encoded in one region of Rhododendron vialii isolate Sample 1 chromosome 7a, ASM3025357v1:
- the LOC131333000 gene encoding ribosome-inactivating protein SNAI-like, with the protein MPKQQWTIFSNISDSAPVSSGACKANSDEDSGVWLESCVDGRQQQQWALYGDGTIRVHSNRNLCLTSDGHSSSAVIIILRCQGVGNQRWVFNADGTISYPNAKLVMNVKNSDVSLHQIILYQPNGNPSQQWLPCF; encoded by the exons ATGCCAAAGCAACAGTGGACAATATTCTCTAACATTTCTGATAGTGCACCCGTTTCTAG TGGTGCATGCAAAGCTAACAGCGACGAAGACAGCGGTGTATGGCTGGAGTCTTGTGTGGACGGCAGGCAACAGCAACAATGGGCGCTCTACGGCGATGGCACCATTCGGGTACACAGCAACCGCAACCTGTGCCTAACGTCCGATGGCCATTCTTCCTCGGCCGTGATCATCATCCTCAGATGCCAAGGGGTGGGCAACCAGCGTTGGGTGTTCAATGCCGACGGCACCATTTCATACCCCAATGCTAAATTGGTCATGAATGTTAAAAACAGTGATGTCTCTCTTCACCAAATCATTCTGTATCAGCCTAACGGAAACCCTAGCCAGCAGTGGCTGCCCTGCTtctga
- the LOC131333542 gene encoding uncharacterized protein LOC131333542 — MRSAVSTWKAFGWLISQRNGSRCLTRYSGNYGALGSCVQIRWLSGIVGTETMLVNKDIKAFKDDNSFRVSGCSSNAAVQRRGFLGCGDGEEGSMVSKLHEERRILGYSPEQLFNVVAAVDLYQDFLPWCQRSDIVRRYPDGSFDAELEIGFKFLVESYVSHVEWKRPTYVKSTASESSLFDHLINIWELSPGPNPGTCNLYFFVDFKFNSPLYRQMASVFFKEVVSRLVSSFHDRCRQVYGPGVPVLENTHKHRA, encoded by the exons ATGAGGTCGGCTGTCTCGACGTGGAAGGCGTTTGGCTGGTTAATTTCACAGCGGAATGGCAGTAGATGCTTGACAAGATATTCTGGGAACTATGGGGCATTGGGAAGTTGTGTTCAGATACGATGGTTGAGTGGCATTGTGGGAACTGAAACAATGCTGGTTAATAAGGACATTAAAGCTTTTAAGGACGACAATTCATTTCGGGTAAGTGGTTGCAGTAGCAACGCTGCTGTTCAGAGGAGGGGTTTTCTTGGTTGTGGGGACGGGGAAGAGGGCAGCATGGTCTCCAAACTCCATGAAGAGCGGCGTATTTTGGG GTATTCTCCTGAGCAATTATTCAATGTGGTTGCTGCTGTTGACTTGTATCAAGATTTTCTCCCCTGGTGCCAGCGATCGGATATAGTTCGACGCTACCCTGATGGATCATTTGATGCTGAGCTGGAGATTGGTTTCAAATTTCTTGTTGAAAGCTATGTTTCCCATGTTGAATGGAAAAGGCCAACATACGTTAAG TCAACTGCATCAGAAAGTTCtctttttgatcatttaatAAACATTTGGGAACTCAGTCCGGGACCCAATCCAGGAACTTGCAACCTCTATTTCTTTGTGGATTTTAAGTTCAACTCACCGCTCTATCGACAG ATGGCATCGGTGTTTTTTAAAGAGGTTGTCTCTCGACTTGTTAGTTCGTTCCATGATCGTTGTCGTCAGGTATACGGACCTGGAGTCCCCGTTCTTGAAAATACTCACAAGCATAGGGCTTGA
- the LOC131333572 gene encoding sterol carrier protein 2 has translation MANSTQLKSGALLEQMKLHLSTDAGKEITKKVGLVYQINIAPKKIGFNEEIYVVDLKKGEVTKGPYEGGKPDATFSFTDEDFFKVATGKMNPQIAFMRGAMKVKGSLSAAQKFTPDIFPKPSKM, from the exons ATGGCAAACTCGACTCAGCTCAAGTCCGGCGCCCTACTGGAGCAGATGAAGCTCCACCTCTCCACCGACGCCGGCAAAGAGATCACCAAGAAAGTCGGCCTCGTCTATCAAATCAACATCGCtcccaag AAAATTGGATTCAACGAGGAGATCTACGTGGTTGACCTTAAGAAAGGAGAGGTTACGAAAG GGCCATATGAGGGCGGGAAGCCTGATGCCACCTTCTCTTTCACGGACGAAGATTTTTTCAAGGTTGCCACTGGCAAGATGAATCCCCAAATTGCTTTTATGAG AGGTGCAATGAAGGTTAAAGGCAGTTTGAGTGCTGCGCAGAAATTCACACCGGACATTTTCCCCAAGCCTTCTAAGATGTGA